From Deinococcota bacterium, one genomic window encodes:
- the ispD gene encoding 2-C-methyl-D-erythritol 4-phosphate cytidylyltransferase: protein MAERVAALIPAAGEGARLGRGPKAFIDLGGKTLLERAAAAFTGRVDEVIVAVAAERVRRAEALLGDQARVIAGGAERQASVYRLLQATGAELVLVHDAARPFLGARVTQAVLEAVRRTGAASAATPVADTLIEAESGAGVERSGLRAMQTPQGFRRLLLLEAHERALEDGWQTTDDAGLVRKLGHAVALVAGSAWLMKVTTPADLEVASALAGAWDAGVWDAGVQDTEAVRDP from the coding sequence ATGGCTGAGCGGGTCGCGGCGCTCATCCCCGCCGCCGGCGAGGGCGCGCGGCTGGGCAGGGGTCCCAAGGCCTTTATCGATTTGGGGGGCAAGACGCTGCTCGAGCGTGCCGCCGCGGCGTTCACCGGCCGGGTGGACGAGGTGATCGTGGCGGTGGCGGCGGAGAGGGTGAGGCGGGCGGAAGCGCTGCTCGGCGACCAGGCGCGGGTGATCGCCGGCGGCGCGGAGCGGCAGGCGAGCGTCTACCGCCTCCTGCAGGCCACCGGCGCCGAACTCGTCCTCGTCCACGACGCGGCCCGGCCCTTCCTGGGCGCTCGCGTCACCCAGGCGGTTCTCGAGGCGGTGCGGCGTACCGGTGCCGCCTCCGCCGCGACGCCCGTCGCGGACACGCTCATCGAGGCTGAGTCGGGCGCGGGCGTCGAGCGCAGCGGGCTGCGCGCGATGCAGACCCCGCAGGGCTTCAGACGCCTCCTCCTCCTCGAGGCCCATGAACGCGCCCTCGAGGACGGCTGGCAAACCACCGACGACGCGGGTTTGGTGCGCAAACTGGGCCATGCGGTGGCGCTCGTGGCGGGCAGCGCCTGGCTCATGAAGGTGACGACGCCCGCGGATCTCGAGGTCGCCAGCGCACTTGCCGGGGCCTGGGACGCCGGAGTCTGGGATGCTGGGGTCCAGGATACGGAGGCGGTGCGTGACCCTTAG